Proteins encoded within one genomic window of Lactococcus garvieae:
- the pgmB gene encoding beta-phosphoglucomutase has translation MFKAVLFDLDGVITDTAEYHYQAWKSLAESINIQGVDRKFNEQLKGVSREDSLQKILTLAEGERDYSDEELAALAKQKNDTYVRMIQKITPKEVYPGIIELLKDLKAKEIKVALASASKNGPFLLERMELMSYFDYIANPAEVAASKPAPDIFLAAAAGVNTPIFETIGIEDAQAGIAAIKAAGALPVGVGQAADLGKEIALVADTSYLSLEYLAQVWEKHTY, from the coding sequence ATGTTTAAAGCAGTACTTTTCGACTTGGACGGAGTTATTACGGATACAGCAGAATATCATTATCAAGCGTGGAAATCCTTGGCTGAGTCTATTAACATTCAAGGTGTTGACCGTAAGTTCAACGAACAGCTAAAAGGAGTATCACGTGAGGACTCTCTGCAGAAAATCCTTACACTCGCAGAAGGTGAGAGGGATTATTCAGATGAAGAACTCGCAGCTTTGGCTAAACAAAAAAATGATACTTATGTAAGAATGATTCAAAAAATTACTCCAAAAGAAGTTTATCCTGGGATTATCGAATTACTCAAAGATTTGAAAGCGAAAGAAATCAAAGTCGCATTAGCTTCAGCATCTAAAAATGGCCCATTTCTTCTGGAACGGATGGAGTTGATGAGCTATTTTGACTATATAGCGAACCCCGCAGAAGTAGCAGCATCCAAGCCTGCTCCAGATATCTTTTTAGCAGCGGCCGCAGGAGTCAACACGCCCATTTTTGAAACAATAGGTATCGAAGATGCTCAAGCTGGTATTGCAGCTATTAAAGCAGCTGGGGCGCTTCCTGTAGGGGTGGGGCAGGCAGCTGACTTAGGCAAAGAGATTGCTTTGGTAGCGGATACCAGCTATTTGTCTCTTGAGTATCTGGCTCAGGTTTGGGAGAAACACACGTACTAA
- a CDS encoding DUF3048 domain-containing protein, with translation MNKKVIAIIAVLLVAAAGAFAWQSKVFAPKTAQEEVKEEEKAQPVRSALTGLETTAEKAKRPITAVMIENSPEARPQSGLKEAGAVFEAVAEGGITRFVALYQEAQPDLIGPVRSIRPYFVEWAAGFDAGLAHVGGSELALNMVKSGDYVADLDQFKAPEGIFWRSDDRVAPHNMYTKMSGLDKYMDKLDKKKSEFETWEREPLDSTQTSEEPQTELADAHTIHMPVSTGIFDVSYQYDTESHTYKRFQGGEAHQDREKGQISPDVVIAIMVDQSLSADGNHMDIQTTGTGKAYIFQNGKVQEGKWSKPNAQTNISFTDDQDKNIPLKSGQTWVTAVDKTRGVTWE, from the coding sequence ATGAATAAAAAAGTAATCGCTATCATTGCTGTGCTTTTGGTTGCAGCTGCTGGGGCTTTCGCTTGGCAGTCTAAAGTTTTTGCACCAAAGACGGCACAGGAAGAAGTTAAAGAAGAGGAAAAAGCACAACCTGTCAGATCAGCTTTGACAGGTTTAGAAACAACTGCAGAAAAGGCAAAGCGCCCGATTACTGCGGTCATGATAGAGAACTCGCCAGAAGCCAGGCCTCAGTCAGGACTCAAAGAAGCAGGTGCCGTTTTTGAAGCTGTAGCTGAAGGGGGCATCACACGCTTTGTTGCTCTCTATCAAGAAGCTCAGCCTGATCTGATCGGCCCCGTTCGCTCGATTCGTCCTTACTTCGTAGAGTGGGCGGCAGGATTTGATGCGGGCTTGGCTCATGTGGGTGGCTCAGAGTTAGCTCTAAATATGGTGAAGTCGGGAGACTACGTGGCAGATTTGGACCAGTTCAAAGCTCCAGAGGGTATTTTCTGGCGCTCGGATGACCGCGTAGCCCCGCATAATATGTATACGAAAATGAGCGGCTTAGATAAATACATGGACAAGTTAGACAAGAAGAAGTCTGAGTTTGAAACCTGGGAGAGAGAGCCACTAGATTCGACTCAAACCAGTGAAGAACCACAAACAGAGCTAGCTGATGCCCACACTATCCACATGCCAGTGTCAACAGGAATTTTTGACGTAAGCTACCAGTACGATACAGAAAGCCACACCTACAAACGTTTCCAAGGTGGCGAAGCCCATCAAGACCGCGAAAAAGGGCAGATTTCTCCCGATGTGGTTATTGCTATCATGGTAGATCAAAGCCTCTCCGCAGATGGCAACCATATGGATATCCAAACCACAGGAACGGGCAAGGCCTACATCTTCCAAAACGGCAAAGTTCAAGAAGGCAAGTGGTCGAAGCCAAACGCCCAAACCAATATCAGCTTTACCGATGACCAAGATAAAAATATTCCACTGAAGTCGGGACAAACTTGGGTCACTGCAGTGGATAAAACCCGTGGAGTGACATGGGAGTAA
- a CDS encoding metallophosphoesterase gives MQKQTPKTPPRTSKKSKNKNKRVILSIITFFLFLIIALPFYAWKVEPFLVHVNHVELGKKNERTPLNVVQISDLQVSKYYETDRLDKVIDEVNAQNPDILLFTGDLFDNYSKYPEQKAPMIEKLKAFKANIGKYAVWGNHDYGGGAVRVYEEVMTAGGFTVLRNQGETLTLDDGRRVFLGGLDDSLLGNPSVTDTLAYRQSYDYAITMTHEPDVADAFMGTDTQLVLAGHSHGGQVWIPFYPIKNVLAEKYTRGLYQLDAVTQLYVNTGIGTTSIHARFGVIPEVTQFTIYI, from the coding sequence ATGCAAAAGCAAACCCCAAAAACACCTCCAAGAACAAGTAAAAAAAGCAAAAATAAAAACAAACGCGTCATCCTCTCCATCATAACTTTCTTCCTCTTCCTAATCATCGCCCTTCCGTTCTATGCGTGGAAAGTTGAGCCTTTCCTCGTGCATGTAAACCATGTGGAGTTGGGAAAGAAAAATGAACGCACACCTTTGAATGTAGTGCAGATCTCAGACTTGCAGGTCTCCAAGTATTACGAAACAGACCGCTTAGATAAGGTAATTGATGAGGTTAATGCTCAAAATCCTGATATACTTTTGTTTACGGGTGATTTGTTCGATAACTATTCCAAATATCCTGAACAGAAAGCACCAATGATTGAAAAGCTGAAGGCTTTTAAAGCTAATATCGGGAAATATGCAGTCTGGGGCAATCACGACTATGGCGGCGGTGCAGTCCGAGTTTACGAAGAAGTTATGACTGCAGGTGGCTTTACTGTCCTAAGAAACCAGGGGGAAACTCTGACTCTTGATGACGGACGCCGTGTTTTTCTAGGCGGACTTGATGACTCGCTCCTTGGAAATCCGTCGGTTACGGATACTTTAGCTTATCGCCAAAGCTATGATTATGCCATTACGATGACTCATGAGCCTGATGTAGCGGATGCCTTTATGGGTACCGATACCCAGCTAGTCTTAGCCGGTCATAGTCATGGGGGGCAGGTTTGGATTCCTTTCTACCCGATAAAAAATGTCCTTGCTGAAAAGTACACACGTGGCTTATACCAGCTTGATGCGGTAACGCAGCTCTATGTTAATACGGGTATTGGCACCACATCTATCCATGCCCGCTTTGGTGTGATTCCTGAAGTGACACAGTTTACAATTTATATTTAA
- a CDS encoding YxeA family protein, whose protein sequence is MKKILVGLCVITLLASVSYVWNRSSYLASLCYVHVDEDGKVKDEKTDSGKPIKLYYYKMDGYNSKGEKKNLTFTATHNLKHGVYLKIATDEYSNVIEWEEVAKREIPQEALDHLQ, encoded by the coding sequence ATGAAAAAAATTCTAGTAGGCTTGTGTGTTATCACACTCCTCGCCAGCGTCAGCTATGTCTGGAATAGATCCAGCTATCTTGCTTCTCTTTGTTATGTTCACGTTGATGAAGATGGGAAAGTTAAGGACGAAAAAACTGACAGCGGTAAACCCATCAAACTTTATTATTATAAAATGGACGGCTATAATTCAAAAGGAGAAAAGAAAAACCTTACATTTACAGCCACCCATAACTTGAAACATGGGGTTTATTTAAAAATAGCGACGGACGAGTACAGCAACGTGATAGAGTGGGAAGAAGTAGCTAAAAGAGAAATTCCACAAGAAGCATTGGACCATTTACAATAA
- the lspA gene encoding signal peptidase II: MKKIISLGLILLGILADQLLKAWTVSNIQLGGEKEFIPGLLSLTYLRNEGAAWSMLEGKQWFFLILTPIVIIAAVYFLYKKIDQNWYFAALTLIISGALGNFIDRVRQSFVVDMFQTDFINFPIFNIADILLSVGFVVLFIAIILDKEVE; this comes from the coding sequence ATGAAAAAAATAATTTCCCTCGGCTTAATACTCTTAGGAATACTTGCAGATCAACTGCTGAAAGCTTGGACTGTTTCTAATATTCAACTGGGAGGAGAAAAGGAATTTATTCCTGGTCTTCTCAGCCTCACTTATCTTCGTAATGAAGGCGCCGCTTGGTCAATGTTGGAAGGTAAACAATGGTTCTTTTTAATCTTAACACCTATCGTGATTATTGCAGCTGTCTATTTCCTCTATAAAAAGATTGATCAAAACTGGTATTTTGCAGCCCTGACTTTGATTATTTCAGGTGCTTTGGGAAACTTTATTGACCGTGTCCGCCAATCTTTCGTGGTTGATATGTTCCAAACGGATTTCATCAATTTTCCAATATTTAATATCGCTGATATACTGCTATCTGTAGGTTTTGTAGTACTCTTTATCGCGATTATTTTAGACAAAGAGGTAGAATAA
- a CDS encoding RluA family pseudouridine synthase → MTVVIIDEANAGLRLDKALANLSDVSRSVLTELVREGKVSVDGETKKAKYKVKAGESVTYELPEVEVLDIQAEDIPLDIVYEDVDVAVINKPQGMVVHPSAGHASGTLVNAIMYHIQDLSSINGVIRPGIVHRIDKDTSGLLMIAKNDRAHESLAAQLKAKTNKRRYIALVHGEIPNEKGTIEAPIGRNPKERKKQAVVSGGKPAKTHFTVLERFAGYTLLSLELETGRTHQIRVHLAYIGFPIAGDPLYGPSKTLTPNKGQFLHAETLGFEHPTTGELMEFQIDIPELFAQQLENLRNLSQ, encoded by the coding sequence ATGACAGTAGTAATTATTGACGAGGCAAATGCAGGTCTTCGATTAGACAAAGCTCTTGCAAACTTGAGTGATGTCTCACGTTCCGTTTTAACAGAGCTTGTCCGTGAGGGCAAAGTCAGTGTAGACGGTGAAACTAAAAAAGCAAAATATAAAGTAAAAGCTGGTGAGAGTGTCACTTATGAACTGCCAGAAGTTGAAGTTTTGGATATCCAAGCTGAAGATATTCCTTTAGATATCGTCTATGAGGATGTAGATGTTGCTGTCATAAACAAACCGCAAGGTATGGTCGTTCATCCAAGTGCAGGCCATGCTTCTGGTACTTTAGTTAATGCCATCATGTACCACATCCAAGACCTTTCTTCAATCAATGGCGTGATTCGCCCAGGTATCGTGCATCGTATCGACAAAGATACCTCAGGTCTATTGATGATTGCCAAAAATGATAGGGCTCATGAGTCCTTAGCAGCACAGCTCAAAGCTAAAACAAACAAACGCCGCTATATCGCCCTTGTACACGGCGAAATACCTAACGAAAAAGGCACAATAGAAGCACCGATTGGGCGTAATCCTAAGGAACGTAAGAAGCAAGCCGTCGTATCTGGCGGAAAACCCGCAAAAACACACTTCACCGTCTTGGAGCGTTTCGCTGGCTACACCTTACTCTCCCTCGAACTCGAAACAGGTCGTACCCATCAGATTCGGGTGCATCTGGCTTACATCGGCTTCCCTATCGCAGGAGACCCTCTCTACGGGCCAAGTAAAACACTGACACCAAATAAAGGACAATTTCTGCATGCTGAAACTTTAGGCTTTGAACATCCAACCACAGGCGAGCTTATGGAGTTCCAAATAGACATCCCAGAACTTTTTGCCCAACAACTTGAAAATTTGAGAAACTTGTCACAATGA
- the murB gene encoding UDP-N-acetylmuramate dehydrogenase codes for MLKKSDFEKFPELLVKYDEPLSNYTYTKVGGPADFLAFPASSDELVELLDLARAADTPITVLGNASNLIVRDGGIRGLVILLEKMNHVKVENQVITAEAGAKLIDTTYVALDHALTGFEFACGIPGSIGGAVFMNAGAYNGEISHVLLSCTIIDKKGNLRVLQADEMKFGYRHSVIREEDLIVVSAQFELQTGDATVIKAEMNRLTGLRESKQPLEFPSCGSVFKRPAGHFAGQLIQEAGMQGHRIGGVEVSKKHAGFMVNVDKGTATDYENLIAYVIEHVKENSGLTLEAEVRIIGEKLEG; via the coding sequence ATGCTAAAAAAATCTGATTTCGAAAAATTTCCTGAATTGCTTGTCAAGTATGATGAGCCATTATCAAATTACACCTATACTAAAGTTGGCGGTCCGGCAGATTTCCTAGCTTTTCCCGCTTCAAGTGATGAGCTGGTTGAGCTTCTCGACTTAGCACGAGCAGCGGATACCCCAATCACTGTTTTGGGGAATGCTTCAAATTTAATCGTACGCGATGGCGGCATCCGAGGACTTGTTATCTTACTTGAAAAAATGAATCATGTAAAAGTAGAGAACCAAGTGATTACGGCGGAAGCTGGAGCGAAGCTTATTGATACGACCTATGTTGCTTTAGATCATGCGCTGACTGGTTTTGAGTTTGCCTGTGGCATTCCAGGATCGATCGGTGGCGCAGTTTTCATGAATGCTGGAGCTTACAATGGCGAAATCTCGCATGTCCTTCTTAGCTGTACTATTATCGATAAAAAAGGTAACCTTCGTGTACTGCAAGCGGATGAGATGAAGTTTGGCTATCGTCATTCCGTGATTCGTGAGGAGGACTTGATTGTTGTTTCCGCACAGTTTGAACTTCAAACAGGCGATGCGACAGTGATTAAAGCAGAGATGAACCGTTTGACTGGACTACGTGAAAGCAAGCAACCCTTAGAATTTCCGAGCTGTGGTTCGGTTTTCAAACGTCCAGCGGGACATTTTGCAGGTCAGCTCATCCAAGAAGCAGGAATGCAAGGTCACCGTATTGGTGGCGTTGAAGTATCGAAAAAACATGCTGGCTTTATGGTCAATGTGGATAAGGGTACAGCCACAGATTATGAAAACCTGATTGCTTATGTGATTGAGCATGTGAAAGAAAACTCTGGTTTGACATTAGAAGCAGAAGTCCGTATTATCGGTGAGAAATTAGAAGGATAA
- a CDS encoding HAD family hydrolase, with product MINAIVFDVDDTIYDQQAPFRRAIAKVFPDFDMSDMNKAYIRYRHYSDLGFPKVIAGEWEIEYFRFYRTNETLKDLGYPEITRETGDYFQDIYADELENITMLDEMRLTLDFLKKRNIPVGVITNGPTEHQLKKVRKLGLYDYVEPSHVIVSQATGFQKPEKEIFNLAAQQFGMNPETTLYVGDSYDNDVMGGHNGGWKTMWFNHRGRSISQSEKVHDVEIDSFEQLFGAVKVLFDLPDNKYIMDSNDKTNPVLELGIKSGMNLAAERLLSTGKFNLDEVATMLELGKKQIEFLTLKGYK from the coding sequence ATGATTAATGCAATAGTTTTTGACGTTGACGATACAATTTACGACCAACAAGCACCCTTCAGACGGGCCATTGCTAAAGTCTTCCCAGACTTTGATATGTCCGACATGAATAAAGCTTATATTCGCTACCGTCACTATTCAGACCTTGGTTTCCCTAAGGTTATCGCAGGTGAGTGGGAAATTGAGTATTTCCGTTTTTATCGTACAAATGAAACACTTAAAGACCTGGGCTATCCAGAAATTACACGCGAGACAGGGGATTATTTCCAAGATATCTATGCGGATGAACTTGAAAATATCACCATGCTTGATGAGATGCGTTTGACATTAGATTTCTTAAAAAAACGTAATATCCCCGTGGGCGTGATTACCAATGGCCCAACAGAACACCAACTGAAAAAAGTGCGCAAACTAGGTTTATATGACTATGTTGAGCCAAGTCATGTTATCGTTTCTCAAGCAACTGGTTTTCAAAAACCCGAAAAAGAAATCTTTAACTTAGCAGCACAACAGTTTGGCATGAACCCTGAGACCACACTCTATGTAGGGGACTCTTATGACAATGATGTTATGGGTGGACACAATGGTGGTTGGAAAACAATGTGGTTCAACCACCGTGGCCGTAGCATTTCTCAAAGTGAAAAAGTTCATGATGTCGAGATTGATTCCTTTGAACAGCTGTTTGGCGCGGTAAAAGTTCTTTTTGACTTGCCTGACAATAAATACATCATGGATTCTAATGACAAAACGAACCCCGTTCTCGAGTTAGGCATTAAGTCGGGTATGAATCTCGCAGCAGAACGCCTCTTGTCTACAGGAAAATTCAACCTTGACGAAGTAGCTACCATGCTTGAACTGGGCAAAAAACAAATCGAATTCTTAACTCTAAAAGGTTATAAATAA
- a CDS encoding ABC transporter ATP-binding protein, translated as MTKNIIEFKNVTKTYEDSGTTVLKDITFEIEEGKFYTLLGASGSGKSTILNIIAGLLDATSGDILLDGQRINDIPTNKRNVHTIFQSYALFPNMTVFDNVAFALKIKGVSKAEIAKRVMETLKLVQLEGFEKRAISKLSGGQKQRVAIARAIIDRPKVLLLDESLSALDMKLRKDMQYELRELQQSLGITFIFVTHDQEEALAMSDWIFIMNEGEIVQSGTPTDIYDEPINHFVAEFIGESNIISGRMIEDYLVEFNGQRFEAVDGGMRPNEHIEVVIRPEDIEFTLPDEGKFNVKVDTQLFRGVHYEIVAYDDFDNEWLIHSTHKALVGETVGLSFEPEAIHIMRLDETEEEFDARIEEYVEEEEQTIGIANAVEEEAAEEEAALKDAVQEALENTMDLTELAQAVNVILHKQENEEGEDEE; from the coding sequence ATGACAAAGAACATCATTGAATTTAAAAATGTAACCAAAACCTATGAAGATAGTGGTACAACGGTTCTCAAAGACATTACTTTTGAGATTGAAGAAGGTAAGTTCTACACTTTACTTGGCGCTTCAGGTTCTGGTAAATCAACGATTTTAAATATTATTGCAGGACTTCTCGATGCAACATCGGGCGATATTTTACTTGACGGGCAGCGGATCAATGATATACCGACTAACAAGCGCAATGTGCATACTATTTTTCAATCTTATGCGCTCTTTCCTAATATGACGGTCTTTGACAATGTCGCCTTTGCCTTAAAAATCAAAGGTGTAAGCAAAGCAGAGATTGCCAAACGTGTGATGGAAACACTGAAACTTGTTCAACTTGAAGGTTTTGAAAAACGTGCCATAAGCAAGCTTTCTGGCGGACAAAAACAGCGTGTCGCGATTGCGCGAGCGATTATTGACCGTCCAAAAGTTCTTTTATTAGATGAATCCTTATCAGCCCTTGATATGAAACTCCGAAAAGATATGCAATACGAGCTTCGAGAGTTGCAGCAAAGTTTGGGGATTACCTTTATATTTGTCACTCATGATCAAGAAGAAGCTCTTGCCATGTCTGACTGGATATTTATCATGAATGAAGGAGAGATTGTTCAGTCAGGTACACCAACCGATATTTATGATGAGCCGATCAACCATTTTGTAGCGGAGTTTATTGGGGAGTCAAATATTATCAGTGGTCGTATGATTGAGGACTATCTAGTTGAGTTCAATGGTCAAAGATTTGAAGCAGTTGACGGGGGGATGCGCCCTAACGAACATATCGAAGTTGTCATCCGGCCTGAGGATATCGAATTTACTCTCCCTGATGAAGGGAAGTTTAATGTGAAGGTCGATACTCAACTTTTCCGTGGTGTTCATTATGAGATTGTTGCTTATGATGACTTTGATAATGAATGGTTGATTCACTCGACACATAAGGCCTTGGTTGGTGAAACGGTCGGTCTCTCTTTTGAGCCTGAAGCTATTCATATCATGCGTCTTGATGAAACGGAAGAAGAGTTTGATGCTCGTATTGAGGAATATGTTGAGGAAGAAGAGCAAACCATTGGTATTGCCAACGCTGTGGAAGAAGAAGCCGCCGAAGAAGAGGCAGCTCTCAAAGACGCCGTTCAGGAAGCTTTGGAAAATACAATGGACTTGACAGAGCTCGCTCAAGCGGTCAATGTTATCCTGCATAAGCAAGAAAATGAAGAAGGTGAGGACGAAGAATGA
- a CDS encoding ABC transporter permease yields the protein MTRRLMSVPYFLWVGLFVVAPLILLLWQSFFNIQGQFTFGNYSQYFTSSTYLMMTWNSILYALIITLVTLLISFPVAFVLTKLRHKQLLLMLIILPTWVNLLLKAYAFIGIFGKYGSVNSFLQFIGLGRPQILFTDFSFIFVATYISIPFMVLPIFNALEDLDENLVLASYDLGATRWQTFIHVVWPLSLNGVRSGVQAVFIPSLSLFMLTRLIGGNKVITLGTAVEEHFLTTQNWGMGSTIAIVLVLAMMIIMLLTRERKVGS from the coding sequence ATGACCAGAAGACTTATGTCTGTCCCTTATTTTCTCTGGGTAGGACTTTTTGTTGTTGCACCGCTTATCCTTTTGTTATGGCAATCCTTCTTTAATATTCAAGGACAGTTCACCTTCGGCAACTACAGTCAGTATTTTACAAGCTCGACTTACTTGATGATGACTTGGAACTCGATACTTTATGCTTTGATTATTACACTTGTTACTCTCTTGATTAGCTTTCCTGTTGCTTTTGTTTTGACGAAGTTAAGACACAAACAGCTGCTTTTGATGCTGATTATTTTACCAACATGGGTCAATCTTTTGCTCAAGGCTTATGCCTTCATCGGTATTTTCGGTAAGTATGGATCAGTCAATAGCTTTTTGCAATTTATTGGTCTAGGGCGTCCTCAGATATTATTTACAGACTTTAGCTTTATCTTTGTGGCGACTTATATTTCCATTCCTTTTATGGTTCTTCCTATCTTTAATGCTTTAGAAGACTTAGATGAGAACCTAGTTCTAGCCAGCTATGACTTAGGAGCCACACGCTGGCAAACTTTTATCCATGTGGTTTGGCCTTTGTCACTTAATGGTGTCCGTTCTGGGGTTCAAGCTGTCTTTATACCCAGCTTATCCCTCTTCATGTTGACCCGCTTGATTGGTGGAAATAAAGTTATCACTTTAGGTACCGCTGTTGAAGAACATTTCCTCACAACACAAAACTGGGGCATGGGCTCAACCATTGCCATTGTCCTCGTCTTGGCAATGATGATTATCATGCTCTTGACTAGAGAAAGAAAGGTGGGCAGCTAA
- a CDS encoding ABC transporter permease, whose amino-acid sequence MRSKNRIGKIYLGFVLFILYAPIFFLIFYAFNEGGDMNQFTGFTLDNFKELFQDSRLILIVIQTFFLAFLSALIATIIGTFGAMFIENLKSKGKTTFLGLNNVLMVSPDVVIGASFLILFTLVGMKLGFASVLLSHIAFSIPIVVLMVLPLYQEMDKSLVEAAYDLGATHTQALREVVLPYLTPGVIAGFFMAFTYSLDDFAVTFFVTGNDFTTMSVEIYSRARAGISLEINALSAIVFLFSILLVIGYYIIMRESDTAGKSPNIT is encoded by the coding sequence ATGCGTAGTAAAAACCGTATCGGAAAAATTTATCTGGGCTTTGTGCTCTTTATTCTGTATGCCCCAATCTTTTTCTTGATTTTTTATGCCTTCAATGAAGGGGGCGATATGAACCAATTTACAGGTTTTACCTTAGACAACTTTAAGGAACTTTTTCAAGACAGTCGTTTAATTTTGATTGTCATACAGACATTCTTTTTGGCTTTCTTAAGTGCGTTGATAGCAACGATTATTGGTACATTTGGCGCTATGTTTATTGAAAACCTCAAGTCCAAAGGCAAGACCACTTTCCTTGGCTTGAATAATGTGTTGATGGTCTCACCCGATGTAGTCATTGGTGCAAGCTTCCTGATTCTCTTTACTTTAGTCGGGATGAAGCTCGGTTTTGCCTCTGTTTTACTGAGCCATATCGCCTTTTCGATTCCTATTGTTGTTCTCATGGTTCTCCCGCTTTACCAAGAAATGGATAAATCGTTGGTCGAAGCTGCTTATGATTTGGGAGCAACCCATACACAGGCACTCCGTGAAGTTGTGCTTCCCTATCTGACACCTGGTGTGATTGCCGGTTTCTTCATGGCCTTTACTTATTCCTTAGATGACTTTGCTGTGACTTTCTTTGTAACAGGAAACGACTTCACCACAATGTCTGTAGAGATCTACTCACGCGCCCGTGCAGGTATCTCTTTAGAAATCAATGCCCTGTCAGCAATTGTATTTCTCTTCTCAATTTTACTGGTTATAGGGTATTATATAATCATGAGAGAATCAGATACTGCTGGTAAATCACCAAATATTACTTAA
- a CDS encoding ABC transporter substrate-binding protein, which yields MKKLIYFLTGILAITALLGVTAWRMSAANGVSTTANSLTIFNWGEYIDPTLLTKFEKETGYKVNYVTFDSNEAMYSKVKQGGTAYDIVVPSEYMVQKMAEEKLLLELDHSKIKNLHYDNPKLLDAAFDPKNTYSVPYFWGTLGIVYNDKYITNPPTKWEDLWAKEYKNSILLTDSSRDVMGMNLIATGSSVNTTNQAEIDRAYDKLLQLTPNVKAILGDEIMSYMINNETPMSVVYSGQASEMTASNEHLHYVVPARTNIWYDNLAIPKTSKNPKAAYAFINFMQEPENAAANAEYVGYSTPNVKAEALLPVEVREDKSYYPDEALIKEDEAYVNLNPYWTGVYNDLYLQFKMNK from the coding sequence TTGAAAAAATTAATCTATTTTTTGACAGGGATTCTTGCAATAACTGCCCTCTTAGGTGTTACAGCATGGCGTATGTCCGCTGCAAATGGTGTCTCAACAACAGCCAATAGCCTTACTATCTTCAACTGGGGCGAGTACATCGATCCTACGCTCTTAACCAAATTTGAAAAAGAAACAGGTTATAAGGTAAACTACGTTACGTTTGACTCAAACGAGGCCATGTACTCTAAAGTCAAACAGGGAGGAACAGCTTATGATATCGTTGTTCCCAGTGAGTACATGGTTCAAAAGATGGCCGAGGAAAAACTGCTCCTTGAACTGGATCATAGCAAGATAAAAAATCTTCACTATGACAATCCTAAACTACTAGATGCAGCATTTGATCCCAAAAATACCTATTCCGTCCCTTACTTCTGGGGGACACTAGGCATTGTCTATAACGATAAGTACATCACTAACCCCCCAACAAAATGGGAAGACCTTTGGGCGAAAGAGTATAAAAACTCGATTCTCCTTACAGACAGTAGCCGTGATGTTATGGGCATGAACTTGATTGCTACTGGCAGCTCTGTCAATACGACAAACCAAGCAGAAATTGACCGTGCTTATGATAAACTCCTGCAACTCACACCAAATGTCAAAGCCATTCTCGGCGATGAAATCATGAGCTACATGATTAATAACGAAACACCTATGTCAGTCGTTTACAGTGGGCAAGCCTCAGAAATGACGGCAAGTAATGAACACCTGCACTATGTCGTTCCTGCACGAACAAATATCTGGTATGACAACTTGGCGATCCCGAAAACCAGTAAAAATCCAAAAGCAGCCTATGCTTTTATCAACTTCATGCAAGAACCAGAAAATGCAGCGGCCAATGCCGAATACGTTGGCTATTCCACACCCAATGTCAAAGCAGAAGCACTCCTGCCTGTAGAAGTTCGAGAAGACAAATCTTACTATCCGGATGAAGCACTCATCAAGGAAGACGAAGCTTATGTGAATTTGAATCCTTACTGGACGGGGGTTTATAATGACCTTTATTTGCAGTTTAAGATGAATAAATAA
- a CDS encoding transglycosylase — MKFSKVAISTGVIASFMFIGNGMAHADTPKQSTHEVAIEVINGSYGTGQDRVAMLTSKGLDFETVQTEVNNILTGTSTKAPASTKKVETQPAKSKVAQTVSGLDLGQTSGQVNIEALANYMVSNTANAAGYSASEWAYIIEHESNGRVDAVNASSGAYGSFQLLGHGEYAGMTLGEQIEMASKLPAGSWVVY; from the coding sequence ATGAAATTCAGTAAAGTTGCTATTTCAACTGGTGTAATTGCTTCATTCATGTTTATTGGTAATGGTATGGCCCACGCGGACACACCAAAACAATCTACTCATGAAGTAGCTATAGAAGTTATTAACGGTAGCTATGGTACAGGACAAGATCGTGTTGCAATGCTTACAAGCAAAGGCTTGGATTTTGAAACTGTACAAACAGAAGTTAATAATATTTTGACAGGAACATCAACAAAAGCTCCTGCATCTACCAAAAAAGTTGAAACACAACCTGCTAAATCTAAGGTAGCACAAACTGTATCAGGTCTTGACTTAGGTCAAACTTCTGGTCAGGTAAATATTGAAGCCCTTGCCAATTACATGGTTTCTAATACTGCCAATGCAGCAGGTTACTCTGCAAGCGAATGGGCATACATCATTGAGCATGAGTCTAACGGACGTGTAGATGCTGTAAATGCAAGTTCAGGTGCATATGGTAGTTTCCAATTGTTAGGACATGGCGAATATGCTGGCATGACTCTTGGGGAACAAATCGAAATGGCAAGCAAACTCCCTGCAGGAAGCTGGGTTGTTTATTAA